CCGGCCGACTTCGCCGAGGCCGCCCAACGGGACAAGCCTCAGCGCATTCGGTGCTAGAGGATGTGGTTCGGGTAGTTCGGGATGCGGATGGCTCACAGCACTCCCGCCTCGGAGAGGTCAGCACGCAACTGCTCGACCTGCTCGTCGGTGGCGGGGAGAAGGGGCGAGCGCATCTGGCGGCTCGGGATGACCCCGAGTGCCTGGACAGCCGCTTTGGCCATTATTGCTCCTTGTGTTCGGGTCATGATGGCGCGCACCGCCGGTATGAGCTGCCGATGCAGCCGGAGTGCCCGGGCGAGGTCACCGGAGTCGACGGCGCGGGTCATCTGTGCGTATTCGCGGGCGGCGACGTGGGCGACTACGCTCACCACACCCACCGCCCCGTGGGTGAGCAGTGCCAGATTGAGTGCGTCCTCGCCTGAGTAATACGCCAAGCCGGTCCGGGCCATGACCTCGGAGGAGGCGAAAATGTCACCCTTGGCGTCCTTGACGGCGACGATGCGGTCGTGTTCGGCCAGCCGGTAAAGAGTCTCGTTGGCGATCTCGACACCTGATCTGCCCGGGATGTCGTAGAGCATGACCGGCAGGCCGGTGGCGTCTGCTACGGCGCTGAAATGCCGCACCAAGCCCTCTTGCGGCGGCTTGTTGTAATAAGGCGTGACGACGAGCAGGCCGTCGGCCCCGGCTTTCTCGGCCGAGCGCGCCAGATCGACCGAGTGGTGGGTGTCGTAGGTGCCCACGCCGGCGACGACCTTGATCCGGCCCTTGGCGGTATCGACCACCGCGCGCAACAGCGCGTCCTTCTCCGCGTCGGAGGTGGTGGGACTCTCGCCAGTGGTACCGCTGAGCACCAGACCGTCGCAGCCGCGCTCGATCAGATGCTCGGTCAGTGCCGCGGCACCATCGAGGTCGAGACCGCCGTCGTCGTCGAACGGGGTGACCATCGCCGTCGTGACGCGACCGAACGGCGCCGACGCAGGCATGCCGGTGGTCGCCGCAGCGAGGGTGAAGAGCTCGTCGGCCATGCACCGAAGGTTACCGCGTCACCGGCCCGGACTTGCATTCCGGCATGCCAATTACGGCACGGCGGCCGCTGACGGTTGGCCGGGCGGTGCTAAATTGCCACGGTGCGGCAATACCTCGACCTTCTCGACCACGTGATGTCCCACGGCACCAGCAAGTCTGACCGCACGGGCACCGGCACCCTCAGCGTGTTCGGTCACCAGATGCGCTTCGACCTCAACGCCGGATTCCCGGCTGTCACGACGAAGAAGCTGCACATGAAGTCCGTGGTCCTGGAACTGCTCTGGTTCCTGCGCGGCTCCACCAGCGCATCCTGGTTGCAGGAGCGCGGCGTGACCATCTGGGACGAATGGGCGGGCCCCGACGGTGACCTCGGTCCCGTCTACGGCTACCAATGGCGTTCGTGGCCGGCGCCGGACGGCCGGCACATCGACCAGATCGCCCAGGTCATCGAGGCGATCCGGACCAATCCGGACTCCCGTCGGCACATCGTCAGCGCATGGAACGTCGCTGACATCGACGACATGGCGTTGCCGCCCTGCCACACCTTGTTTCAGTTCTACGTGGCCGACGGACGGCTGTCCTGCCAGCTGTACCAGCGCTCGGCCGACATCTTCCTCGGTGTCCCGTTCAACATCGCCTCGTACGCGCTCTTGACGCACATGATCGCCCAGGTGTGTGATCTCGAACCCGGCGACTTCGTCCACACTCTCGGAGACGCCCATATCTACCGCAATCACCTCGACCAAGCCCGCACGCAGCTCGAACGCGAGCCCCGCAGGTTGCCGACATTGCAGCTGAACCCGGCCCGGCGCTCGATCGACGAGTTCACTTACGACGACGTCGAGTTGGTCGGCTACGACCCGCATCCCTCGATCAAGGCGCCCATCGCGGTATGAACACATCGGTGCCGTCCGGCCGTGCCACAGTGACGCTGCTCGCGGCCGTCGCCCGCAACGGCGTCATTGGCGTCGACGGCGGTCTGCCGTGGCGGCTGCCCGGTGACCTGCCCAGGGTCAAGGCGCTCACGACCGGGCATGTGCTGGTCATGGGGCGCAAGACCTTCGACTCCATCGGCCGCGCGCTTCCGGGCCGCACAACCGTGGTGGTGACCCGACAAGCGGGATGGTCGGCCGCCGATGTTCAGGTAGCCTCGTCGGTCGCTGCGGCACTGGAGCTAGCCGCCGCCGTCGACGACCACATTTTCGTGTTCGGCGGCGCCGAAATCTACGCGCAAACTCTTGCGCGGGCCGATCGCCTGGAACTCACCGAAGTGCACGCCGAGCCGGCCGGTGACACCTACTTCCCCGCCGTTGACTGGTCCGAATGGGTGGAAGTAGCCCGGGAACGCAAGGACGGCTTCGACTTCGTCACCTACGAGCGCGCGGCTCGGTAAGCCCAGGGAGCGGGCCGGACGCGCCCGCAGATCCGGACGCGTCCTCAGATTCGCATGCGCCGTCAGATGGCGGCCTGGCGCACCTCTGCGTAGTGACACGCGGACGGGTGACCGTGGTTGAACCGGTCGAGCAGATCCGGGTCTTCCTCGGCACAACGCTCGTCGGCCTTCCAGCACCGAGTACGGAAGTTGCACCCTGACGGCGGATTGACCGGGCTCGGGACATCGCCCTCCAGGACGATGCGGTTGGCCTTCGACGCGGCGGACTCGTCCGGATCCGGGTTGGGCACCGCCGACAGCAACGCCTGGGTGTACGGGTGGGTGGCGTTTTCGTAGATGGAGTCCTCGTTGCCGAGCTCGACGATCCGGCCGAGATACATGACGCCCACCCGGTCGGAGATATGTCGGACCACGGACAGGTCGTGGGCGATGAAGATGTAGGAGAGCCCGAAATCGTCCTGGATCTCCTCGAGCAGGTTCATCACCTGTGCCTGGACGGAGACGTCGAGCGCGGAGACCGGCTCGTCGCAGATGATGATCTTCGGTTGGAGAGTCAGGGCCCGGGCGATGCCGACCCGCTGCCGCTGACCGCCGGAGAACTGGTGCGGATAGCGATTCACCATCCCCGGATCCAGGCCCACCCGTTCCAGCAGGTCCTGTGCGCGCTTCTTGCGCTCACG
This genomic interval from Phytoactinopolyspora mesophila contains the following:
- the dapA gene encoding 4-hydroxy-tetrahydrodipicolinate synthase, coding for MADELFTLAAATTGMPASAPFGRVTTAMVTPFDDDGGLDLDGAAALTEHLIERGCDGLVLSGTTGESPTTSDAEKDALLRAVVDTAKGRIKVVAGVGTYDTHHSVDLARSAEKAGADGLLVVTPYYNKPPQEGLVRHFSAVADATGLPVMLYDIPGRSGVEIANETLYRLAEHDRIVAVKDAKGDIFASSEVMARTGLAYYSGEDALNLALLTHGAVGVVSVVAHVAAREYAQMTRAVDSGDLARALRLHRQLIPAVRAIMTRTQGAIMAKAAVQALGVIPSRQMRSPLLPATDEQVEQLRADLSEAGVL
- a CDS encoding thymidylate synthase produces the protein MRQYLDLLDHVMSHGTSKSDRTGTGTLSVFGHQMRFDLNAGFPAVTTKKLHMKSVVLELLWFLRGSTSASWLQERGVTIWDEWAGPDGDLGPVYGYQWRSWPAPDGRHIDQIAQVIEAIRTNPDSRRHIVSAWNVADIDDMALPPCHTLFQFYVADGRLSCQLYQRSADIFLGVPFNIASYALLTHMIAQVCDLEPGDFVHTLGDAHIYRNHLDQARTQLEREPRRLPTLQLNPARRSIDEFTYDDVELVGYDPHPSIKAPIAV
- a CDS encoding dihydrofolate reductase, translated to MNTSVPSGRATVTLLAAVARNGVIGVDGGLPWRLPGDLPRVKALTTGHVLVMGRKTFDSIGRALPGRTTVVVTRQAGWSAADVQVASSVAAALELAAAVDDHIFVFGGAEIYAQTLARADRLELTEVHAEPAGDTYFPAVDWSEWVEVARERKDGFDFVTYERAAR
- a CDS encoding ABC transporter ATP-binding protein, producing MSEPLLKVEGLVKQFPIGRKLLGAGSIDTVKAVDGVSFDLARGETLGIVGESGCGKSTVAKTLVRLEEPTAGTAMFEGEDIFSMSAKRMRKLRREVQIIFQDPYGSLNPRMTVGDIITEAWEIHRDVVTRRERKKRAQDLLERVGLDPGMVNRYPHQFSGGQRQRVGIARALTLQPKIIICDEPVSALDVSVQAQVMNLLEEIQDDFGLSYIFIAHDLSVVRHISDRVGVMYLGRIVELGNEDSIYENATHPYTQALLSAVPNPDPDESAASKANRIVLEGDVPSPVNPPSGCNFRTRCWKADERCAEEDPDLLDRFNHGHPSACHYAEVRQAAI